The uncultured Mailhella sp. genome segment CATTGCAGACAGCGTGGAGTTTTGAATTCAGGCCGCCTTTTGTGCGTCCGATACATCGGGAAAGGCCCCTTTTTTCAGCAAACTTGCTGCTGTCCTGTGTGCCTTGAGATGTGTGGTATCAATCATCAAGCGTGTTGTGGAGCCGTTTTGTTCAACAAGCTCCGCAAAAATCCTGTTAAAGACACCCAATCGGCTCCAGCGGATAAAACGATTGTAGAGAGTTTTGTATGGTCCATACTCGCGCGGGGCATCTTTCCATTGCAGGCCATGCTTGATGACATAGATAATGCCGCTGACGACACGCCTGTCATCGACTCTCGGAATGCCGTGGGAACGAGGAAAGTAGCGTTTGATACGAGCAATCTGTTCATGAGAAAGATAAAAAAGTTCCTTCATGGCATCCTCCCTATACCGACAATAAGAACTTTTTATCCTTTTGGCAATTAATGAGTCCTGAGTCTAGGACAGCCCCTTTTATTTTCATGAGGACTGAGACTTCGTTACTGATCAGAACTTGGCAGAAATACTGTGCTTATGTTTTGAAAAAAATTTTTTGGAGATTTTTATCCGACCTTTCAAGGCATGGTGCAATGGTTTGACTTTATGATATGATGTTTGTTAAGCATGCTATAGTATCTCGGCACGCATCGGATTTGTTTATGTCTATGAATAAAAAAAGAGGTCGATATGAGTGAACTCATAACGGCCTCTTTTATGAAAATGGATAATGTTACAGGTTACCCTCTGTCACGCCAGGATGTTTTTATGGAACCGTCGTCCATCTTTGTCACGTCGATCATCTTGTCGGCAAGGAGCGGGTTGGTGAACGTGAAATCCGAGCGTTTGTGATTACCTCGGGTTTCCTTACGTTCCAGAGCGGAGCGCATGATGCATTCAGCGCAGTCGAACAAATCGAGTACTTCTGCCGCACGCATGAGAGTATGGGAACAGGATGCCTTCATGCCGGCGTTCGTTTCCTCACGCAGCTGAGCGAGATAGCCGAGACCGGCCTTGAGCAGCGATTCCGAGCGTACATGGTAAGGCCCCACATTGGCGTAGTCGCTCATGATCTGGGTAAGGGCGATGTTGGCTTCCTGCCAGTCGGCACCGATCTTTCTGTCCATAAAGGAGGAAAGAAGTTCCATCTTGGCCTGGATGGCAGGATTGGAGGCGAGATCCGC includes the following:
- a CDS encoding IS5 family transposase (programmed frameshift), which codes for MKELFYLSHEQIARIKRYFPRSHGIPRVDDRRVVSGIIYVIKHGLQWKDAPREYGPYKTLYNRFIRWSRLGVFNRIFAELVEQNGSTTRLMIDTTHLKAHRTAASLLKKGAFSRCIGRTKGGLNSKLHAVCNAFGQPLAFHLSGGQVSDYKGAAVLLDTLPQARELLADRGYDADWFRHALSRKGITPCIPGRHSRKTPVVYDKEVYKQRHKIEIMFGRLKDWRRIAMRYDRCAHTFFSAICLAAIVIFYI